GGCTCTAGACCGAGGAGCAACAATCACACGCCCTCATCGTTTCGTTTTTCCTTAttaataagttaaaatttaaattttaacttttattttaaagttgatttcgaagttttttcatcaaagtttctttttcaacatttacttttagatcgctaaaaacgcATGTATaaagcttttatttataaattattttacatttaCAAACATGACGTACAATGGGGGCCTTATTTTCCATGTTAGCTATACTTGTAAAAAGCTCCGgtgatgattgtttggctttttgaagcaaaaaaaaatgaaacaacacatttgtaaataaaaaataatttgtgaataaaaattttatatacttttgtATAGTGAtagcaaatgctaaaaataaactataataaaataatcttaaaattaactctaaatttaagattaaaattttaaattttggtttaagcTTGAGGGTGAAAATGAGGCTGTCTACCTAGGTAACAAATACCTATTTAAGAATGTTCACTTGCAAGTTGATCACAACAAACCTAACTTAAAGAAAACAGAGAGCTAGTAGGCCAAGCAGTTTCATATATACACCCTAGTAGGCCATGACTCCAATTAAATATCACAATTAATtcgttaaaaataaatattatcacGATGAAGTGTTATCTAATACTACTGGTAAAGTAGTAGTAGCGACAGTGGGCtattacattatttaatttgtgACGTAGATTAGACTGCTCTCAAAATTTCGGATTTTCATAAGTAATTTTACtcccttaaaaaaaatatccagaGATACAATGGTTTTGTAATGTACAATTTAGTATCTGTAGTACTACTAAAATTTACACTTAAAATTTTCAGatccaaatatattttcttaaggGCTCATTTGGATGAATAGGGGAGAGATCCCATAGAAAAATATCCCATTCGGGGATTAATTATCCCGTGCCCCTAGCTATCCCTCTCCACCTATAGGGAAATCAGTTTCGGTAGGGGAGATTTCCCTACCACCATTTGGGAGCATGCTCCCTTCCATTTCAAATGTTTTCAGTTctgcttataagataaaatttaaaattttaacataaagtaggttttgaggtttttattgtattttattttcagtttttaagtTTAGATAACTGAGaattacacatatataaaagttttatttataaattattttttttacaaatatgttatttagctTTTTCTTAAGAAGGTGAAAAGATGACGCCTTAGGTTGTAGAGAGCAATCgagggtttttatttttatgcatgaGCCAGTTAAATTACACATACTATACTGACAGAACAAGGTAACCAAATGGTCCATTTAGAAAAAGTGCTTAAGTGGCTCACGGCTAGCTACATTTTGAGTACAATTGAGGATTGACAATATGGATTACATTGCACGAATTAATCATCAGAAAATGAATGATGGTTTGCTACATGGTGCATGTCGTGTTCCTTTGATGGGTAAATAACTGACGTAGAAAATGTAGTCACATATTAGCGTATCATCAAtaaattattagctataaaaacttataaaatggattcatatgattttcaaagcaaatctcatatgattattaatagttatgaGTTTGATGTGCGATACATAATTAcgatcaaatttatttttatataaaaaataaatatatttttatagataatgaaataaaaaatatttatttattttattttttaaaagtcatAAACACGAGGAGCATTCGTAAAAAGATAGGACTACCAATGTTcacgatattttttaagaatgctcccgactaaaaaaatctattgtcctattaaatttaaaatgaaaaatttaatttgttacatttggtttattttaaaatttatgtcaaaattttccgCACTTATTATTTAGTTTCATTAGTTACATAAAATGCACATATTGCATACTCAAACAGAATGTTCAATCATTTTCAAGATTATATTTAAACCTAAACAATCAAGGGTATTAAAGATTTGCCACCAAACTTAATAGTGAAATGAAGGCAAATGTAATATCCTGGGCAGGGAAGAGAGCTTAAATTTTATGGGTATAAAAAAGATCAAGTGAGTTTTCAAGGGTATACAGGGAATTTACCCATGATTCAACACTTATATTGGCCCATGCATAGGCCATGGCCCAAATGCGCTCAACTTCAAATCGACGTGATGCTGTAGTTGTTGGCCCAAATTTATGTCCTCTTCCTTTTATCCCGATAAACGTATCTTGAAACTGTTGACAAACCAGTAGTCTATTAGTGCCAATCTAAAGTAGACATTATTGTTCACTCATACGCATGCAAGAATACAATACGCACAGATGTAATAAGAGACAAAACTTTTATTGCttttctcatatatatatggtccaGGTGGGTCTAAGACcactaaaaattataataaaagctatatatatatatatatatatgaaaaaataaaaataaaaatatatactctcttAATAATACGTGATagtgaatttttaattaattttaaacttctattatatatttgatatggtacatttatgatatttaaacaaattatataagttaGACTATCCAAACCTAGAATCCTAGATATGCCACCAATAGGGAGCATGAGCAATGCTTTCGTAACCAAGGTTAGAGCTACATTAGGTGTGTCAGTTCCTAATAGGTTTGGCgatggggtggggtggggctGGGATGGCAAGAACGACCCTGCCCCTGTCCCGGAAATATATCCCGGCCCTGACCTTGAATAAATAGGGGAAAGCACTCCCCACCCCCGACCCTAGTGGATCTCAGCCCTAAACATCCCCGAGAAAAGTTTAAGATGCATGCTCCTTGGCTGCCCGAAGCTGATGGTGGCTGCGCACGGGTGATGGCCGGAGCCAAATATGACGGTCGTGCATGGACAGTGGCGGAGACGGAGAGGGCGGCGTTGTGTGGGCGAAGGGCGGCAGCGCATGGTGGCACACTGATGGAGAGTGGCAGCATGCGGCGGGGCAAGCGGAGGGCGCTGCCGAGAGCAAAGTACAAAAAACCGAACTGGAGATCAACCCGCTCTAGCTGCCAGTTCACTGGTTTATCGGTCGAACCACTGGTCATAGATCAAACCgccaatttcttttataaatattatattaatttatattatttttaatatacaacCTCCACAaatttgtataatatatatatatataaaccaatATATCAAAAAAGATAATTATAGTATGGtaaactaataaatttataatgcatTACGAATATaggacaaattaaaaaaacaggttTAATACTAAAAAACTGACACGTTTCACTGAAAAAACGGTTGGTTCACCGGTTGTTTTACCAATTCAATTGCATGGGCTATTTTTTAGCAGAACCGACCCGTCAAGGTTATCCGTTTTTTCGGTTCAATCGTTGATCTggttgggtttttttaactgtGGCCGGAGAGGGTTGGGGTTAACTAACGTGAGCTTAGTCTGAGAGTTGAGAGAGATATGACTAGGGTTTACCGTTCAACTAGGCCAAAGGCATGTAGACCTTTATAAGCAATGGcccaataaaaattttaaaaaaatccatggcCTCGTTGGGATCTGCGCGGGTAAATTTTGTCCTGCACCCCTAAAAAATCCACGACCTGACCCCGAATCCTTGCAAGATGATTTTggccccgtccccgtccccgtccctgGTGGAGATTTTGCCAAGACTAGTTCCCAAGAACTCAGTTCAAGCTTTTTTTAAGTTAGAGTTAATCTATTCTAActtatatacaatatatacttttaattCAAAGTATTAAAAAGTAAATCAATGGCACCCCTATCTGTTTAGTTCTGGCTCCGGCTATGTCCATACCACTATAAAAGCAAATCCAACAGATTATCTATCCTATCAtccatcttaaaaataaataatatgagagagaaaaattgttctaacagatcatctatcacatcatctaaaaatagagtatcATCTATATCGGAAAGAGAACAcccaaatataaatattctctcttctctatcTATATCTCAACATCCAATCACAACAGTAGAAATCAATATTAACCTGAGATGATAtggttgtaaaatattaataatatatatataatgcaatATAGATGTTCTGTTAGAATGATGCATGACATGGatagataatctattttagatggtTATCCAAATGAGGTTTTGttcagtctaacaaaaagtatctcgaggtaccggtacctcgcggtaccaaatcgtttctgatcgttagatctaacagtgcacatactactcagctagatcccaTGGTAAAAAACGATTTAGCATCTCGAAATGctgatacctcgagatattttttttggaccgAAGCAAATTTCTATCCAAATacagatgataaaatttggaTAAGCCGTTAGAGATATTCTAAAGAGCCGGCGATTGCAACGCACCGTGCGACAAGCTCTCCGGTTTTCCAGCCGCTGTTGCGATCCCATCGCGCCCGCCTCTCGCGCGCCTCGCCTTTGAAGCCCACCCGCGTCCCGCCCTCGAGAGTCGCCTCGCCTCTCGTCGCCTCTCGAGCTCTAGCGCAGTCTCGCTCGGTAGAGTTTCAGACCAGCTATACACATCGCCAAGAACACAGCAAGATGAAGCAtccgtcgtcttcctcccgcGTCGCCTGTCTCCTTCTAGTGTGCTGCTCCCTGATGCTCCCCGCCGTCGCTTCGGCCGTCACCATCACCCCGTCGGAGACTACGACAGgggcgaagacgacgacggcgccggcggcgatgcccGACGAGGAGTTCCTTGCCCGTCTCTGCGACCAGCAGCACAGCCccatgcggcggcggctcccctGGTGCCAGCAGCTGCACGCTAGGCCGaggcgccacggcggcgccatcggtggcggcgagcgaTGGGtgccgatgccgccgccgagccgcgacggcgaggtgatCGACGTGCGCTACGGCGTGTCCAAGCGGCTCGTGCCGACCGGCCCGAACCCACTGCACAactagatcgatcgatcgatcgatcgatcaaatcATCCTGAGCttgctgcatgcatggctgcatAAATGCCATGATCATCTTTCTTTCCGGCAGTGGTATACTGATTAGGATTAGATTGGTGTATTTCTTTAGGTGATAATCGAATAATGTAAATTTTACACCTCGTTATTCAATAAATAACACTGTGCAATGGCGAATCCAAAATACAAAGAGTGGAAAGCTGGTTTCACTTTTTTCTTCACGAAGCCTATTAAAGACAATTTTATTGCATGGGTGgataaaacagaaaaatagtaataaaaatatgttgtattaatgaagaaaaagatgagttTATGGGAGAAGAGTCGATCATAGGCTCTATCTTTAAACATGTCCAATAATAGTCAATCCGATCTACTCCAAATTCATTTGAAGTGAGGATATGTTATGAGTTTTTAGATATTCAGTGGATAAAGATTTGGATGTGGATGGTAGTTTGCAGATATGGTGAGCCAACGTTAGTTTGCGGATACGAACACATATTTGGTAATATCCAACGGATACATATTATCCAATACTTTGTGTGGATTAccgattgttattttttagataatctGACTTTCAGCCCATACAATCACTTTTACCCAAACCCGATTAACCATCTGCCCATTAGCCCATCACCGAGAGTTAACCTAGGCAATCACATTCTCACCCTCTTGCTTCCACAGCGAAGGCGATCAATAGACCTTCCCTTGCACGGGGAGGATGGCCTGAGCCTTTTGATGAGCTGCATTCGGCAGGGAGATGGCTAGCCATATCACTTGCCCGTTTCGCTGTTGGGAAGATGACATGATGATTAATCGGCTTTGGCAAGTGGTCAATTAGAAGTCGGAGTGGCAAGTGGCAGTGGCATGCATGCtaccaccgtcgccgccaccaccaccaggcaGAGAGTGTTTCGTAACATTGGGATTTTCGcggtataaattaaataaaaatcgaCCCACTGTTGAGGGATCTAAAGTGAACTTTTTTCTCAGAGAAATACATCGAGCCCAATAGCCAAATAGGCCTTGATTCTCGTGGGCCGCCATGTCCTTTCCTCCTTTCCTCTGCGAAGGCGAGTGGAAGccgcagaggaggaggggagagagccccggcggctcgcggcgcggcAACCCCACCAACGCACGCTCGCTTCGATGGGGCGGCTGCGCGCGTGcagccgtctccgccgcctcctcgcgacgaggccccctcctcctcctgcgcggccgccgccgacgacgagcgagCCTCTCCCGCGCCTCGACGCATACTCGCGCTTCGCTAGGGCCTTCtcgtcggcctcggcggcggtcgccgtcgcggtgcCGCACGAGGCCCGCGACTCCGGCCTCGGGAGCTCAGCCTACTGGGCCTGGATCCGGGCGGCGGCAGAGTCGGCCCCAGCTCCCCCGCCCCAgcatgaggaggaggaggaggaggaggatgacggCCTCGCGCGCTGCATCCCCGTCAAGGCGTACTTCCTCTCCACCAGGTACGTCGGAGAGCACGCGCGTGCCTGCGGGACAGGTGTTTGATGGTTTCTCTCAAAGGTGTATGTTTACAGTTTGCATCGTGTTGTGCTGATTTAATCTTCCTTGTGGCATTTTGATGCACGAACACAGTTAATAAACGCAGAGGACTAAAATGGCGGGCTtttgtctgatttttttttctctccctggTGACAGCATTGATTTGAAGAGTTTGCAGGCGGAGCATGGGAGCGACGTGGTACCTCCTTCGACCCGATCGTTGAACTACATTGCACTCCGATACTCTGAATTCCCGCAAGAGATCATGGTTAGTGATTCCAATTTAACATCAAATAATTCCTGGTCCAAATGCTTTTGAATCAGCTATGAACTGATTAAGTTATTAGTCCACCATGTTCACTTGTTGAACGTACTGGTGTGACGTGTGACCTCTCTTTACCAGCAGTGCGAAATATAACTCCCTTGCCTTGTTTGGCTAACATTTCTGTAGGACATTGGTGTGAAGGACAGCAGATTCTGCTACCGCTTTGTAGTTGTGTTTCAATATGGTTCTGCTGTGCTTTTCAACATTGCTGATCATGAAGCTGAGCACTATCTTGATATCATCAGGAAACATGCTTCAGGATGGCTTCCGGAGATGAGAAAAGATGGTATGCACTTGCTACTCATTAGCTTGCTGTCATAGTTTAGCTGCTGAGGGAAGACGTTCTGCTTGGTACTTCTAGTTTTTCTTGACTGTATTACACTATAGTATGTGCATGAATAGCATATAATTCAATTTTGTTGTATGACAGTGAACACTGAAAACTAATTTTGATAAAAGCCCATACGAAAACTACAAGAGAGACCCTATGCATCTAATTTGAGTATTGGACATGGTGGATTCATATTTATCTGGCATTGCTAACATGTCAAGTTAGTTAGAGATAGCAGcttcctcccccctcccccaccccaAAAAAGGCAAAAGTTTTCTTTCACAAGGGCAAAAATGGACCATTGATGTACAAGATATGTACATGCAGCTATGAAACTGATCCACTTACAGAAAATAGTGAAGTACTGTGTAAGATCAATTCATCAATAATGATTTAATACTTAGATTACATCCTcacatgatatatattttacgaTGACCAGATTATGCAGTAGTTGAGAAGCCTTCCCTGACAACATGGATGAAAGGAGGTCTTGACTATATAGTTCTTAAAAGTTTAGACACAGATGGAATTCGCATCATCTCAAGTGTTCTTGGCCAAAGTATTGCTCTTGATCATTACATACGGCAGGTACTGAAAATGAACAAAGTCGACGAGCTTTTTCCATGTGGTGGTAGCATTGGAACTCTGTTCTTAAAGTTATAAATTCTAATTTTTGCAGGTTGATGACATGGTTGAGGAATTTACTGAAATCAATCGTGTCATGGAGAAGACTGGGAACTTTACCATGCAAAGAAAGAAGCTGTTCCAACTTGTTGGAAAGGCTAATTCTAATCTTGCTGATGTTATCATTAGACTTGGCCTTTTTGACAGGTAGCTCTTCTACACCCCTTTTTAGATGTTTCGTCTCCGCTGCAACTGCATCATTTATagcatttatattatttgttcTCATGTATGGAAGTAATCCATTGTATACCAATCCTATATGCATATGTTATGCTGTAGAGTAGGAGACATGTAAACGAAGATATGACTTAGATATTTCATGTAAACATCCTATAACACATTGTTTACTTAttcacacaaaaaaattcCTTGGGAAAAACAATCGCATGGGAATATGGGATTTACACTGTTAGATGATATTCTTTTTCGGTGCTTTTAAGAAAAGTTGATGCTTTTGATCTCTGAACTCTAAAATTGGAGTTTACATGCCACTGTCCTGTGTTATGAAAACGCCTTGTTCATTATCCAAATGCTCTGTTATCTGTTGTGTCTGATGCACTGCATTAACCCTAGCTCTGAAATGCCATTCTGCTTAAAGAAGCATACTCATTTGCCAATTAAATAATTGAAGGAAAGGAAGACTTATGTCATATGGCCTTTCGAACAGAAACAATTTACATGTCAAGTTGAAGTGGGGCGGATCTAGGGTGTAGTCCCGGTGAGCCTGGGATCACCCATAAAAATTCTAATCtaaggtatatatatgtgaaaaagaaaaaaaaataactcctTTAAAGAGTAAAAAGGGGATACTCCCTTAATAATAGTGTTAGTGaatttttgattaattttagttCAACCACCCAAACTTAGAATCCTAGATAGGCCAAGTGACATCTTTTGTCGCAAGGCTCATTAGTTACTGCTAATTTGGCACAATCCCTTTAGTAAAAATGCATCTGTTCGTTTCATGCTTAGCTTATGAAAAATTGCTAAACTCTGTGTTGTCCTCACCTGACTATTTCCAACTATGAGGTTTGGGACTTCCAAACTATAGATAGGATTGAACAAAACATGATGGATGAAAGCTAATCTAGGAGATATACAACATTATGGATAGGGTCTCCTTGCATATCTTATGGTAGCTATTAACTTCTCCAGGTCTGAAATTGCTTGGAAGAATTCAAATTATGCACAAATTCTTGAGTATCTTCGGGAAGAATATGAACTGAACCAACGTTTTGGGAGCCTCGACTTCAAATTGAAATTTGTGGaggtaagtactttaatttaCGTTCATTTCCAGTGCAatagctgttttttttttgtttttatagttCCCATTCCTGCTTACACCTTATTATTGTAACAGCACAACATTCATTTTCTTCAAGAAGTTCTCCAAAATAGAAGATCAGATTTGCTGGAGTGGGGTGTCATTATACTGCTGATTATTGAGATTGTCATCTCATTGTACGAAATCATCAAGGACTCCAGCATGATGTCTTGACTTCTCGAGAGCACTCTGCTCACCAGTGTCTTTGACACAACCGGCCCACACTTCATACTCTCCCTAAACCCCCACAGTTGAACGCTAACCTTAGTTGACAGGAAGTAGAGTAAAGCTTCCTTCATAGCTTACTTTTGTGTTATACTGCCTGAGAtgcattttttagtttatttattctGCTGGTTCCAAGTACATCTCACCGCTAACAAGAGCAGTTCTCCAATACCCAGCAAAATTCAGTGCCCCAGGttcttcaaaattcaaatggaAAAAGAATTTTGGTTTTCTTCCGCATGCATTTCGACATATTTCTTGATACATGCCCTATTTGCTGATACCACAGCTGGGGCTTCTTTAAGACCTGATAATGGTCTCAATTTTGTTGTAAGACATGAAGCCAGCAGGAAGCTTGGCTATTCGAagatatgtaaaaaaaaggaCCCGACAACATTCAATACTTAATGGCGTTCTCCTTTATTATAAATGCGTTTCTCCTTCCACGTTTATCtttgtattaatatttagTGAGATGCAGTGATCTTTGGTTAAACCACTCTTATTACTCCAGTTGTTTGTGCCCAAGGATCTTTGCACATCCCAGGTGATCTTTGGTTAAATCACTCTTAACTATGTATTAGCTTTGTCTATATGGTGACCGTAACCAGTAACCACCAAACTATTACTGCCATTTGGAACGGGGTCtctaattttgttgttgaaagTGATCAGAGACCTGCCTTTTGTATTGGTGATCTGGATGATACTATTATGAATGGTAACGAAAAGTATAGTGTTGCCCCTACTAATCATTGTCGAATTAATATTCTTCGTCATCAAATGAGAAATATATGGCTCACTGACCAACGAATAGTACAGCTGATACTTGGGCCGCGTTTGCCGCAAAAGTAAGTTAACTCCCTTGTTTTGCGCGATTGCTTCTCAAATGATTAAAcggagtattttttaaaaaaaattctatagaaaaagtgttttaaaaaaaatcatattaatctattatatatatatataataattaattatgtactaatctattttttcgTCCCGCCAAGTTAGCCCTGGTCAAACAAGAGAGATGTTAATGATCTGGTTCTTTTAACGTTATTTagcaattagcaaatgttgaATGGTGcactgttttttctttttccaaataCCACTGTTTACCACTTACGAGCTTTGCGACCGGCCGCGGCCAACTCCCACCGTACCTTCAGGAAACCTGCGAAGATTTTCAGCCACATTACGGGAGGTGCGCATGTTCAGATGATCAAGACCGACGACCGCGACCGATCATCGCAAAAGGAAATTCCATGACAGGCAACGACGACGCAAAAGGATGGTATacatctattatattatatgcaAAATCTCCATATCATCTCCTGCTTGTTCTTGCGACAGAAAATATAGTGTAAACCCGAATGGAAATATTCTTTCAGCTGTCCCAAAATGGATCCTATGGTTGTCGTTCGCATAATTTTATTCTTTCATGCCAGGAAATCGAACCTGGCAGTTTACAATCGTAAACAATCAATCCAATCTCCTAAGCAAGTAGGCTACTTGAACCTCCTTGGTGAGCGGCATGATCCTGTAGCTGTACAGTTCAGCGACCAAGCTGGGCCTAATCTTGTACACCGGCGGAGCACCGTTGTCTTCAGCACCTATATCCACCTCCTGTCCAAAGATCTTAGCCTTAGCTTCCACCCTATGTTCAATAGCACGCTCCACCGTTTCATAGGTGAGGAGGTGCATTAGTTGATCACGGTCCTGAAATTCCCAGATAAAAAGAATTAGACACTTACGTTAATGGACTCAATTGCCATATGTATCTAAAGTAATGTACAAGAAAGAGAATCATGGAATTATTTGCCTCCCATGATAATGACAGAATATACAGCAAAACAGAACACAAACCTGTGCTATTATCGCAGGCATATAAGCTTCAGGAGACTCTTGAAACTTGGCCTCTGCCACAAACTTACCATAGTGGATTCTTTTGGAGAGCGCCTGGATGATAGAACCAGTAAGAACAGgtgaataaaaacataaaaaatggcTAATTGCATGAGTTAACAGTGAACATCAGTACAGTACTACGAAAGTGACATCTAGCGGAAGTCTGGCAGTAGAGACATCTTGAATCAACGCTAAAATAATGAATGCTTTGACTAAGATTATTTtgctaattttaaattattttgagcAAATGAAAAGCTAAAAGCTATAGCAGAATCGATGCAGTATGAGGCCAAATTAACAGATGATCTGCTATACTAACTATAGTACCTACCTGCAAGCAGATTGTGTCACAAAGAGCACTGGATCCATAATTACCATCACTTCCTTCTTTCACTAATCTTggaagaagctcatcaaaatACATTTTCCAAATCTCCTTGTTGATATTAATAGAATCAGCTACAGGATGCAAAACctagcaaaagaaaagaacaagtaagaattttcacccaaaattTACTTGCAACTATATAACAACACAGCAATGTAATAGTAATGTCCGTATTTCAATAGACTGTGCTCCACTTAGTATCAATAGAAGATATATTAGGTTGCAGGTGGATTGTACAGTAAGCACAATATCAATATGTTCATCCACCCCCACCATAAAACCTGATAATTTTGTGGTCAGCCAATATAGGAATATGCTTGCCTAAACCGACAAAAGAAACTACATGAATCTACAGAGAATAAATCAACATCTAAGAACACACACAACTACACAAGATTATGCATAAGC
This is a stretch of genomic DNA from Oryza brachyantha chromosome 1, ObraRS2, whole genome shotgun sequence. It encodes these proteins:
- the LOC102722825 gene encoding protein RETARDED ROOT GROWTH, mitochondrial-like — encoded protein: MGRLRACSRLRRLLATRPPPPPARPPPTTSEPLPRLDAYSRFARAFSSASAAVAVAVPHEARDSGLGSSAYWAWIRAAAESAPAPPPQHEEEEEEEDDGLARCIPVKAYFLSTSIDLKSLQAEHGSDVVPPSTRSLNYIALRYSEFPQEIMDIGVKDSRFCYRFVVVFQYGSAVLFNIADHEAEHYLDIIRKHASGWLPEMRKDDYAVVEKPSLTTWMKGGLDYIVLKSLDTDGIRIISSVLGQSIALDHYIRQVDDMVEEFTEINRVMEKTGNFTMQRKKLFQLVGKANSNLADVIIRLGLFDRSEIAWKNSNYAQILEYLREEYELNQRFGSLDFKLKFVEHNIHFLQEVLQNRRSDLLEWGVIILLIIEIVISLYEIIKDSSMMS